gaaaatatatattaatatcatAAATGTTAGAATCGTGATTGGGACTCAAACGGAAGCCAAATTGGGCTAAAACAAGGAAGTGCCGACTGGCACTCCTTGATCCAATGCATTCTAAACTTCTGTGGCAGCCTTCTCTCACTCCCATGCGCATGATTCAACCTTGAGGTAGCAGCTTGAAGCTTAGTTGGATAAGATTACAAGAGATGAACATGTTAGAGTCAGTTAGTTACAAGAAGATAGACTAACCTGAGTGAGTTAGGGTTTAAGCACATGCATCACGTGTAAATCTTTATGATCACATACTGAATTAATTAGCTAATAAGCTTGAGACAAGTGGGCCAATTTGATTAGGGTAAGTGATGACTAAATAGACGCTTGTATCTCTCATTTAGGGCATTATAATGAAGAATAAACTTCTTGTTGCTTAGACTTATGAGTCTTGCTTGGAGGAAAAGACTCTCAAAGTAGCCTCAATTGGAGAATTTTGAATCTACCTCGCCTCAATAACTTGACCCCTACCACCTGTAGGATGTTTTAGAcaagtttttttctctctcaagaAGTCACAATCCTTTCCATTACTCACAACATTCATGTATCCCACACTTAAATTCCATCATCCATAAAATCCTCATTTCCAATCCAAAACCCTAACTGCCTAACAATCAAACTTCAGCACTCCTTAGACACCAACCTTCATCTTTTCACCATACATAAATCCAGTAACTCCACCCCAAGAACTGAGTTCCCTCATCAAGGAATACTACCCCTAAGTGTGTTCCATACCATAAGATAGTAAAATTTAGTAGCAATTACCAAACAGTTCATTTATACAAAGCACTTTTATTATGTACTCTACTTTGTCATTCCTCACATTTTAAGCTCTCTATCAATTTAAATACCAAACAAATACAGCAACTTTAAAGCACATTGTAACCGTAATTTTCCAAACGATCTAAATATTACAACTCTTTTCAGCTTAAGCTCTTTATCACAAAAATCTACACTGTTAAAGCTCTACTTCCTGCATAATTTAGCTCTGCTTCCTACAGTAATGTCAAATGGACTCAGGCTTAGCTGCAACTAGAAGAAAATCAAGCTTTTCAAAGGAGCAATATGATAACTCTCACAAACAATTTAAATCCAACAATAGTCAGCAGGATCAACCATAAAGTCATCTTCATATTGATAATTCTTCAGCGTCAAGGACATCAGGCAAAGTATTATCACCAACTGGGGAGGAGACGCAAATTATTTAAGCTAAGAGCATGCCAGGCTTGTCCAGGTTCTTGTGAATAGTTTAAGAGGCGTATACCCAAACCAAAGAAACATACACTGGCATTGgcttggaaaaacaaaaaaataagtcatacttgtGCACTACCATGGCAGATGACCCTTTTTCAGAAGGAAAAACTCTACTTTTCCTTGCATATATTGTTTCCAGCCCATaacaattttctatatataattcCATCtgtacttaaaaattataaataaactatTCACTTTCAGTTCATAATATCAACATGCATAACTGAAGACAACTCAGAACTGAAATCCCAGTAACAGCTTTAAAGCAAATATTTAGCATAACAAACCAATGCCCAGGTGTAGAAGTTAGCTAAACAACAATGAATTCAGTAAATATCAATTTCCTAATAATACAGAAAATGTATGGAATAGTAATttgaaatcattaaaaacaCAAATGAGATAGTATGGATATATAACATCTGAATGCACAAACTAATCTACTAGCCATGAAGCAACCAAAACTGAATCATAATGCTTGTGTATATCTAAGTAAACATGACGAGAAGACCAGAAGGACCAGAGCTACTAAGATATTAATTAGTGGAGACTGACTAGCATAAATTCTTGAACGAATATCCAATGAGCCTTCCACTAATGTGCTTTGGATTATTTGACAACACTGACTTTGATGTTTGGTTTAACAAAATGACACTACATCACATTCACATtattaaaatcatataaaacAAAGTATTCAATGAAATATCACTAATAATGTTTCTGGAATGAAGAGATTTTCAATAGTATATTCAGGCCACCTTCCGTTTCTTCTCCTCCCCTCGCcagaagggagaaaaaaaatccaaatataaGGTCAATGGGCAATAAGACAGCATGAACAAGAAACCCAAATAAGATACAAACAATTATGTAATCAAGTAAATCAAAACTAGAGAATCAACCAActatatataaatgtatataaAAGATTCATAACTCTCCTACCTGTACAAGGAGGAGCGATTGAAATTGCGCCTAAGGAACTTGGCAACAAGTTCAAGTGCTCGACATAAAATGGGGATTAAAGCAACTGCAACAGAGGTCAACTCATCAGACTATGCACAACGATATTAAAAGCTAGAATCAACCATATGACAGAAGAACAAAGAACATAAACTGAGAGAGGAATTAATGAAGATATATGAAAAGAGCTAATAGACTGAGCAATTCTCACACTTAAGCCAAAGATTCGAAGTCACAAAGGTAAGGCAGTAGATGAAGTTGATGAAATCCTTGGCTGCAATGATAGACTGAAAGTAAATTTGCAGAGACTGCAAATTCCATTCTCTGGGTTGCTGAAACAATAAAAGATTGGTTAATGAGCTTGAAGAAAGATAGCAAACCAAGTATGGAGTTCGAAGCTACAAGGGCagtgaaaacaaataaaaacataccCCATATAGTGAATACAAGGAATACAGAGAGGAACATGCAGTGCCCATAAAGGAAAGCCGATATAGCCTTTGTGAAAGATGTCTAGGTACCAGTGGAAAAATTGCAAGTACAGCAACAACAAACACCTGCagtgaaatttatatatatatataagcaataTTAACAGAATAAGTTCAGTAATACAAGCAGATCAATAAGGTACAGGGATCTCACTATTTACTccctatttttttattcaaaatggCATCCTTTTTAGGTGAGCTAATAGTAATATTCTAACAGATGTTGACATAAGGGGGCAGTAACTACTTGTTGAAAGTTGTGAGTTTTCCTAGTCAAGAGACAGGTTTAGAAGCAAATTGCTTTTtaaaccaccccccccccccccccaacccaaaaaaaaaaaaaaaaaaaaaaaaacttaaaaggtGTACATAGTATTTTAGCCTTCTTTAGCAGATTCTTTTTTATGCTTCTTCAATgatataatttccaaatttacaATTAAGATGCAGTAGGTTTTATTATATTCACTCTGGTATAAACTTTGACTATCAGCTATAGATGTATTAGTTGTTATCGATTTCAAAGATACACAGAACATGTTGGTAAAATAGATGTAAAAATGCTCAAAAGAACAAAAGCAGACCGCTTGGACTTTACCAGTATAAAGACAAACATGAAAAGggttaaaatttgaaataatacAAGCCCATAATAAGCGTTTAAGGAATGCAAAAATGTATGATAATTATTTGGCCAACAGCTCAAATTGATAACCAAATAGGTAATTTACAACAAGGTTCTTTACAATCAACAGATTTAAGAATCCAACACTTTCCATATAGCCTATCTTCTAAGGTTGGTAAACTCAACTATTTCATAACAGACTCATAATTGACGATTCAGATTGGGGGTGGTtggggcggggggggggggggggggagacgATAAAGAAGAAGTGGCTTTAAGGGAAcaaataagggtatgaaaatcATGAAAAGCTTAGGAGAGATATTTGGtaaaacatcaatttttttttagtaagttacacatgcatccAGTGAGTCTTGAACCTAGCACTTATAAGGGGAGGAGGTTTCAGTTGAGCTAAAGGTCATTGGCTAGTGCATCATCATAACTACATACAAAAAATACGAAAGTTTATTGACTGTCAAATTATATGAATGTATGCATAAATTAGGTTTCACTGTACCCAAGCATTCACAGAGAACTGAATCGTATGTCGATCCCAGCGCAGAGAAGTTGGACTTGGACTGGTGGTTGCCGATGTCCCTGAAGCTCGAGTAGTACTAGTAGACCCTACAGCAATATTAAGGTTCAATTCAATGGCAGAAGAAATTTTAAGCCcagtgaaaagaaaattaatacatataagtgcagtaagcagatttgtAATACTTTCACTTCCATTTTGGATGTTTAACAGTTGACCCCACAGCCTAcgtcattatatttttataaaaaatgtaaaactcaGATTATCTACCTGAGTTTCGCTGTCGAGGTTGGTCATTTGAAGATGTTGATGATGCCGCTGATGGTCTTGCTGGCTGAGATGAACTATTAGTCGACATAGGCTCCACCACAAGATCAGGATCCTGTTTATGAAATGCAAGTATCAGTTCAGTAAAGATCGTCAAGACATAACAGTTAAAGCAAAGCTAACTTATGAgcgacattaaaaaaaatgtgcacTTTATTTTAAATGCCCCAAGGAGCATACAAATGTaacaaaataacattaataCAAAGAATTCTTCATCCAAGATAGAATCTCAACCTACAAAGCAATCCCTCTTCCTGTCATCCATTATAGGATCTCAATACAAAAGCATAATTCCTAATTCATGTGTCTTTTTGGTTAAGTTAAAAGAGTTTTCGTTTTTATTCATTGAGAAGCAGGGGAAGAAATAGTAAAGAGTGTTGATTGAAAAACATTCCTTCCACTTATGTTAAtgataaatacaaatttaagaacataacaacaaatgaaatcactcaacattcttttttttcttcttcttttagctCCACTTGTTATAATAGGTAGACGAAGTCCATTGAATCTCATTGGCAACCACCAAATATTCAAGAAGACCAACAAAAATATCTAAAACGTATACAAAACATGATGATAGATATATTAAGGAAGGAAGAAAGAGGACTTGTCATAGCATACAAGAATTCTCTATTTGacaaagaaaaacatcaaaATCTCAACATGGAATTCCACACGCGTAAACAAAAGGCAAACCCCCACAATTCCAAAAATAGACTTATCAGTGATGtcaagaagaaaacaaaacagcAAGAACCACAAAACAGAATTGAAAAACGATCCATGAACTGCCTCCAATAATTCTAAGGTGGGGATGTTTTATTGGGGCTTCAGTTCTAACTGTAAAAAGAAGCCATATACTCgatcaatttatttatagaaaaactCCATAAGTTTTGAGAACAAAACCTATAATCCAA
This genomic stretch from Castanea sativa cultivar Marrone di Chiusa Pesio chromosome 1, ASM4071231v1 harbors:
- the LOC142617024 gene encoding uncharacterized protein LOC142617024 → MGEEREDPQKLKRIAAAAYEYDNDPRWADYWSNILIPPSMASRSDVQDHYKRKFYQRYIDPDLVVEPMSTNSSSQPARPSAASSTSSNDQPRQRNSGSTSTTRASGTSATTSPSPTSLRWDRHTIQFSVNAWVFVVAVLAIFPLVPRHLSQRLYRLSFMGTACSSLYSLYSLYGQPREWNLQSLQIYFQSIIAAKDFINFIYCLTFVTSNLWLKFALIPILCRALELVAKFLRRNFNRSSLYRKYLEEPCVWVESNTSTLSILSSHAEIGLGFLLIISLFSWQRNIIQTFMYWQLLKLMYHAPVTASYHNSVWTKIGMTVNPLVHRYAPFLQTPISAAQRWWFR